One genomic segment of Acidobacteriota bacterium includes these proteins:
- a CDS encoding PSD1 and planctomycete cytochrome C domain-containing protein has translation MNSRPWLLLAVVSSCLLPFLEGSSSRSEADGSLAADALQILERDCLACHGVARQGGLDLGSRQALLEGGHRGPAAVPGDAGSSLLFLAASHDGELKMPPGGSPLAAADLEVLRGWIDGGLPWASVRDDGPSPPSWWSFRKLQRPAVPAADADGWVSNPIDAFVLARLQEKGLKPAPEADRRTLIRRAYFDLIGLPPTPEQMDRHLGDDSPDAYGRMVGELLESPRYGERWARHWLDVVRYADSSGYESDHYYPNAWRYRDYVIKSFNEDKPYDRFLQEQIAGDELWPQRFELLGSRTIPLKKNEYLEARVGTGLYTFGPEVLESMQDGAQLRAEELTDWADTTGAAFLGLTLGCARCHDHKADPISQRDYYAFQALFANSRKVDIPVMSPIQAVSRNIDYPAVIAVDEGRSAYRRFEKQVKKRIEQEQKAKFPPEVVEAYETEKDRRTPEQEELAKLLMEAVRAVKFEEALTGPEKDEHEKLLIGLARAVLKVSEIEGSNLVRFEGLLELPTASVLGHYDPEASAPVHVLSRGEFRQKEERVGPGFPAVLSGETDPNGVFSGSMDKRPRKQLALWLSRPDHPLTARVMVNRLWQWHLGRGLVRTPNDYGRQGEAPSHPQLLDWLAVEFTARNWSLKAMHWLILNSSTYRMSSLHSDPAALSLDPENRLLWRMNRRRLEAEVLWDATLAAAGTLNLGAYGRPAAPPLGDEEMASLGGPKGWLTAADPESQYRRGVYILSRRNLRFPMFDVFDSPQNAVSCPRRDVTTVAPQALWFLNNRMAFRQAVAFASRLVESEGDDPAAWVEKAWRLALSRAPSPEEKKEALELMSARAREVKTESWSELPAELEKIPRPRAAALTQLCLGLFNLNEFSHID, from the coding sequence ATGAATAGTCGGCCGTGGTTGCTACTCGCCGTCGTATCCAGTTGCTTGCTGCCGTTTCTGGAGGGTAGTTCCAGCCGTTCCGAAGCGGACGGGTCTTTGGCGGCCGACGCTCTCCAGATCCTGGAGCGGGACTGCCTTGCCTGCCATGGCGTGGCGCGCCAGGGGGGACTTGATCTGGGCAGCCGGCAAGCTCTGCTGGAAGGCGGCCACCGGGGTCCGGCGGCGGTCCCCGGAGACGCCGGCTCGAGCCTGCTGTTTCTGGCCGCGTCCCATGACGGCGAGCTGAAAATGCCTCCGGGCGGCTCTCCGCTGGCGGCTGCGGATCTGGAAGTGCTGCGCGGCTGGATCGACGGCGGCCTCCCCTGGGCCAGCGTTCGCGATGACGGTCCCTCCCCACCCTCCTGGTGGTCGTTCCGGAAGCTCCAGCGGCCTGCCGTTCCGGCGGCGGATGCGGACGGTTGGGTCAGCAACCCCATCGATGCCTTCGTGCTGGCCCGGTTGCAGGAGAAGGGCTTGAAACCGGCTCCCGAGGCCGACCGGAGAACCCTGATCCGAAGGGCCTACTTCGACCTCATCGGACTTCCGCCGACGCCGGAGCAGATGGACCGGCACCTGGGAGACGACTCGCCGGACGCCTACGGCAGGATGGTGGGCGAGTTGCTGGAATCGCCGCGCTACGGCGAGCGCTGGGCCCGGCACTGGCTGGACGTGGTCCGCTATGCCGACAGCAGCGGATACGAGTCGGATCACTACTATCCCAACGCCTGGCGCTATCGGGACTACGTCATCAAGTCGTTCAACGAGGACAAGCCCTACGACCGCTTCCTGCAGGAGCAGATCGCCGGAGACGAGCTTTGGCCCCAACGATTCGAGCTGCTGGGGAGCCGGACCATTCCCCTGAAGAAGAACGAATACCTGGAAGCCCGGGTCGGAACCGGCCTCTACACGTTCGGGCCGGAAGTGCTGGAGTCGATGCAGGATGGCGCGCAATTGCGCGCCGAGGAGCTGACCGACTGGGCGGACACCACCGGCGCCGCCTTCCTGGGGCTCACTCTGGGCTGCGCCCGCTGTCACGATCACAAGGCCGACCCCATCAGCCAGAGGGACTACTACGCATTCCAAGCGCTGTTTGCCAACAGCCGCAAGGTCGACATCCCCGTCATGAGTCCCATTCAGGCGGTCTCGCGGAACATCGACTACCCCGCCGTCATCGCCGTGGACGAAGGCCGTTCCGCTTACCGCCGATTCGAGAAACAGGTCAAAAAGAGGATCGAACAGGAGCAGAAAGCGAAATTTCCACCGGAGGTGGTCGAGGCCTACGAGACGGAAAAGGATCGTCGGACCCCGGAGCAGGAAGAATTGGCGAAGCTCCTGATGGAGGCGGTTCGTGCAGTCAAGTTCGAGGAGGCTCTGACCGGGCCGGAGAAGGACGAACACGAAAAATTGCTTATCGGGCTGGCCCGGGCCGTACTCAAGGTCTCCGAGATCGAGGGCTCCAATCTGGTCCGGTTCGAAGGACTGCTTGAGTTGCCGACCGCTTCAGTGCTGGGTCACTACGATCCGGAGGCTTCCGCGCCCGTTCACGTCTTGAGTCGAGGCGAGTTCAGACAAAAGGAGGAACGGGTCGGACCCGGCTTCCCGGCGGTGTTGAGCGGGGAGACCGATCCCAATGGCGTCTTCTCGGGATCAATGGACAAACGCCCCCGCAAGCAGTTGGCGCTCTGGCTGAGCCGTCCCGACCACCCTCTCACCGCCCGGGTCATGGTGAACCGGCTCTGGCAGTGGCATTTGGGACGAGGACTGGTGAGAACTCCCAACGACTACGGCCGCCAGGGGGAGGCTCCCAGCCATCCGCAGCTCCTGGATTGGCTGGCTGTCGAGTTCACAGCCCGGAACTGGAGCCTGAAGGCGATGCACTGGCTGATCCTGAACTCCAGCACCTACCGCATGTCCAGCTTGCACAGCGACCCGGCCGCTCTCTCTCTGGACCCCGAAAACCGTCTCCTCTGGAGAATGAACCGGCGGCGGTTGGAAGCGGAAGTCCTCTGGGACGCCACACTTGCGGCGGCCGGCACTTTGAATCTCGGGGCGTACGGCCGTCCGGCGGCGCCGCCGCTGGGAGATGAAGAGATGGCAAGCCTGGGAGGTCCCAAAGGTTGGCTGACCGCTGCGGACCCCGAATCCCAGTACCGCCGGGGCGTCTACATCCTCAGCCGCCGCAATCTCCGGTTTCCCATGTTCGACGTCTTCGACAGCCCCCAGAACGCCGTGAGTTGCCCCCGCCGCGACGTCACCACGGTGGCGCCGCAGGCCCTCTGGTTCCTCAACAACCGGATGGCCTTCCGGCAGGCCGTGGCCTTTGCGTCCCGGCTGGTGGAGAGCGAGGGGGACGACCCGGCAGCCTGGGTCGAAAAAGCGTGGCGGCTGGCCTTGAGCCGGGCGCCTTCGCCCGAGGAGAAGAAGGAGGCGCTGGAATTGATGTCGGCCCGGGCCCGCGAGGTGAAGACGGAGAGTTGGTCCGAGCTGCCGGCCGAGCTCGAGAAAATCCCGCGGCCCCGGGCGGCAGCCTTGACCCAGCTCTGCCTGGGCCTGTTTAATCTCAACGAGTTCAGCCATATTGACTGA
- a CDS encoding type II toxin-antitoxin system VapC family toxin, translating to MRYWDASAVVPLIIAETKSGWAHDRLAEDDRIITWAWTRTEIVSAIERRTREEALTRLQRRNLLRQFDAFASHWDEVTDILAVRVRANLLLARHSLRAADAGQLAAAMLVQEQLSSPLTFVCLDQRLSIAAELEGLDVMP from the coding sequence GTGAGGTACTGGGATGCATCTGCGGTGGTGCCGCTGATCATTGCCGAAACCAAAAGTGGCTGGGCACATGATCGATTGGCGGAAGACGACCGGATCATCACCTGGGCCTGGACAAGAACCGAGATCGTAAGCGCGATTGAACGACGGACACGTGAAGAGGCGCTGACTCGCCTGCAGCGGCGAAACCTGCTCAGACAATTCGATGCCTTCGCCTCCCATTGGGATGAGGTAACGGACATCCTCGCCGTTCGAGTGCGAGCGAACCTGCTGTTGGCACGGCATTCCTTGCGCGCCGCGGATGCGGGTCAGCTTGCCGCCGCGATGTTGGTGCAGGAACAATTGAGTTCCCCTCTCACCTTCGTTTGTCTTGACCAGCGGCTGTCGATCGCCGCCGAATTGGAGGGTCTCGACGTGATGCCGTAA
- a CDS encoding type II toxin-antitoxin system prevent-host-death family antitoxin has translation MTTVSISELKANLSYYVREVRRGGEVQILDRGKPVARLVATGAGEDQGARERLISQGVIRPGRGGAAAILDKPRLVLPVSISEALAEDRKDRL, from the coding sequence ATGACGACGGTGTCGATTTCCGAGTTGAAGGCCAATCTCTCATACTACGTTCGGGAGGTCCGGCGAGGCGGGGAGGTCCAGATTCTCGACCGCGGCAAACCGGTCGCGAGACTTGTTGCAACAGGAGCCGGGGAAGACCAGGGAGCCCGAGAACGGCTGATCAGCCAAGGAGTGATCAGACCGGGCCGAGGCGGCGCGGCTGCTATTCTGGACAAGCCTCGACTGGTGTTGCCGGTGAGCATTTCCGAGGCGCTGGCCGAGGATCGCAAGGACCGGTTGTGA
- a CDS encoding type II toxin-antitoxin system RelE/ParE family toxin — protein sequence MIKVVHYVAEDGTDYFDRWLQRQGTEVRSRILTRIDRVELGNFGDHKGVGKGVSELRIDFGPGYRVYYGLDSMNLVILLTGGTKRRQRRDIHKAQACWKAYREEERHARKRTQN from the coding sequence ATGATCAAGGTCGTCCACTATGTGGCGGAAGACGGAACGGACTACTTTGACAGATGGCTTCAAAGGCAGGGCACTGAGGTCCGATCTCGCATCCTGACCCGGATCGACCGGGTCGAACTTGGAAACTTCGGTGACCACAAAGGTGTGGGCAAGGGCGTTTCGGAGCTTCGAATCGACTTCGGCCCCGGATACCGGGTGTACTATGGCTTGGACAGTATGAATCTGGTGATCCTGTTGACCGGCGGGACCAAGAGGCGGCAACGCCGCGACATCCACAAGGCTCAGGCGTGTTGGAAGGCATACCGAGAGGAGGAGCGACATGCCCGTAAAAGAACACAGAACTGA
- a CDS encoding putative addiction module antidote protein: protein MPVKEHRTDHYLRTPEDIAAYLNAVIEEFDGDPRLLMKAFRNVAAAQGGVSEIARRADIDRVGLSRSLSGKRDPRLGTVTKIASVCGVKLQFVA, encoded by the coding sequence ATGCCCGTAAAAGAACACAGAACTGACCATTACCTCCGGACACCGGAAGACATCGCCGCGTATCTGAACGCTGTGATCGAGGAGTTCGACGGCGACCCTCGATTGTTGATGAAAGCCTTCCGTAACGTGGCAGCAGCGCAGGGGGGCGTCTCAGAGATCGCACGTCGAGCCGATATCGACCGTGTGGGCCTCTCCCGCAGCTTGTCGGGCAAGAGAGATCCGCGGCTTGGTACAGTGACCAAGATCGCCTCCGTTTGCGGCGTGAAGCTTCAGTTCGTGGCTTGA
- a CDS encoding thiamine pyrophosphate-dependent dehydrogenase E1 component subunit alpha, protein MALTTESTPSQQLDPATRLDFLRQMLTIRAFEFRVGEFYERAEMPGITHLSIGQEAVAVGVCAHLDHNDYITSTHRGHGHCYAKGAGLVPMFGELLGKANGYCRGKGGSMHIADRETGHLGANAIIGGGIPLATGAALSAKVLRNRGVGVSFFGDGALNEGILLESMNLAAIWNLPAIFACENNHYGEYTPTEQVTAGRLTLRGEAFGIPSAEVDGMDVLAVYDATHAAVQRARNGEGPSFFVFDTYRYLGHGMSDRTRPYRSREEEDLWRTRRDPIERLRKQLLEAGHTSESELDAMAEAVNAEVEEAARLAQEAPFPDPEEVDRHVFAD, encoded by the coding sequence ATGGCGTTGACAACCGAATCGACCCCGTCGCAACAACTTGATCCCGCCACCCGGCTGGACTTCCTGCGCCAGATGCTCACGATTCGGGCGTTCGAGTTTCGCGTGGGGGAATTCTACGAACGGGCCGAGATGCCCGGCATCACCCATCTCTCCATCGGACAGGAGGCGGTGGCCGTCGGCGTCTGCGCTCACCTCGACCACAACGACTACATCACCAGCACGCATCGCGGGCACGGGCACTGCTACGCCAAGGGCGCCGGCCTCGTCCCCATGTTCGGGGAACTGCTGGGCAAGGCGAACGGATACTGCCGCGGCAAGGGCGGGTCCATGCACATCGCCGACCGGGAGACGGGCCACCTGGGCGCCAACGCCATCATCGGCGGCGGCATTCCGCTGGCGACCGGCGCCGCTCTCTCGGCGAAAGTTCTCCGGAACCGGGGCGTCGGCGTGTCGTTTTTCGGCGATGGAGCCCTCAACGAGGGCATCCTGCTGGAATCGATGAACCTGGCCGCCATCTGGAATCTGCCCGCCATCTTCGCCTGTGAAAACAATCACTACGGGGAGTACACGCCGACGGAGCAGGTCACGGCCGGCCGTCTCACGCTCCGCGGCGAAGCCTTCGGCATCCCTTCCGCCGAAGTGGACGGCATGGACGTCCTGGCCGTCTACGATGCCACGCACGCCGCCGTACAGCGCGCCAGGAACGGGGAGGGGCCCAGCTTCTTCGTCTTCGACACCTATCGCTATCTGGGCCACGGCATGTCGGACCGGACCCGGCCCTACCGGTCGCGCGAAGAAGAGGACCTGTGGCGGACCCGGCGCGACCCCATCGAGCGACTGCGGAAGCAGTTGCTTGAGGCCGGGCACACCAGCGAGTCGGAGTTGGACGCCATGGCGGAGGCGGTCAACGCCGAAGTGGAGGAAGCCGCCCGATTGGCTCAAGAGGCGCCGTTCCCGGACCCGGAAGAGGTGGACCGACATGTCTTCGCTGACTGA
- a CDS encoding alpha-ketoacid dehydrogenase subunit beta, giving the protein MSSLTETRQLTFSQAVNEAIREEMDRDHRVILFGEDVAAAGGVWKVTEGLLDRFGAERVLDTPISEAGIAGLGVGAAMTGLRPIVEIMFGDFLPLASDQIVNQAAKTYYMSGGMTSVPMVFLTSMGAGRRLAAQHSQSLQAWFAHIPGLKVVLPSSPYDAKGLMKTAIRDENPVIFLQDKVDIYQKGPVPDPSHEYTIPFGRADVKRVGDDLTLVATSSMVRQALDAASELAEEGIESEVIDPRTLAPLDEETLLDSVRKTGRCLVIDEGYQRYGAGAEIAALVGENLFFDLEAPVRRLGAMDVPVPFSPTLEDLTIPGKEQVVEIARQMFED; this is encoded by the coding sequence ATGTCTTCGCTGACTGAAACCCGCCAACTCACCTTCAGCCAGGCCGTCAACGAAGCGATCCGGGAGGAGATGGATCGCGACCACCGGGTGATCCTGTTCGGCGAGGACGTGGCGGCGGCCGGCGGGGTCTGGAAGGTGACCGAAGGACTCCTGGACCGGTTTGGGGCGGAACGGGTCCTGGACACGCCCATCTCCGAAGCCGGGATCGCCGGGCTGGGGGTGGGGGCGGCCATGACCGGTCTGCGGCCCATCGTCGAGATCATGTTCGGCGACTTTCTGCCGCTCGCCTCCGATCAGATCGTCAACCAGGCGGCCAAGACCTATTACATGTCGGGCGGGATGACAAGCGTCCCCATGGTCTTCCTCACCTCCATGGGAGCCGGGCGCCGTTTGGCGGCCCAGCATTCTCAGAGCCTGCAAGCCTGGTTCGCCCACATCCCCGGGTTGAAGGTGGTGCTGCCCTCCAGTCCTTACGACGCCAAAGGGCTGATGAAGACCGCCATCCGGGACGAAAACCCCGTGATCTTCCTACAGGACAAGGTGGACATCTACCAGAAGGGTCCGGTCCCCGATCCATCCCACGAGTACACCATCCCTTTCGGCCGCGCCGACGTGAAGCGGGTGGGAGATGACCTGACCCTCGTCGCCACCTCCAGCATGGTCCGCCAGGCCTTGGATGCTGCGTCCGAGCTGGCGGAGGAGGGAATCGAGTCGGAGGTCATCGACCCGCGCACCCTGGCGCCGTTGGACGAAGAGACGTTGCTGGACTCGGTCCGAAAGACGGGACGGTGCCTGGTGATCGACGAGGGTTACCAGCGCTACGGGGCGGGAGCCGAGATCGCGGCTCTGGTCGGCGAAAATCTGTTTTTCGACCTGGAGGCTCCGGTTCGGAGGCTGGGCGCCATGGATGTCCCCGTTCCGTTCTCACCGACGCTGGAGGACCTGACCATTCCCGGCAAGGAGCAGGTCGTCGAGATCGCCCGCCAGATGTTCGAAGACTAG
- a CDS encoding dihydrolipoamide acetyltransferase family protein yields the protein MATEVIMPALEMSQEQGVLVRWLKSEGEFVARGEPLMEIETDKAVMEIEASASGILSNVTAREGDEVPVGQGIAWLLNEGEAAPPPAVGAPRPQRPSARPGTARRERETKTPPARSPARRGRVRATPRARKLARKLGIDLAAVTGTGPKGAILPRDLEAHQTASKKDAAAESEYRAVPIKGTRRSIARRTSESYRNAPHITLSLSLDVTELQARTTPQRRLTPCLLKAVAGALMKHPRLNAHVVEEEIREFASVHLGVAVSLEDGLVVPVLHNVERKEIERIQTELADLAHRSRKRSLQPEEMKGSTFSVSNLGMYGIEQFTSILNPPEVGILSVGTVRAVPVVVDGKVAVRSRMQVTLNADHRAVDGAVAARFLQTLKVSVESAGEAVS from the coding sequence GTGGCCACTGAAGTCATCATGCCTGCGCTGGAAATGTCCCAGGAGCAGGGCGTCCTGGTGCGTTGGCTCAAGTCCGAGGGGGAGTTCGTGGCCCGGGGCGAGCCCCTGATGGAGATCGAGACCGACAAGGCGGTGATGGAGATCGAGGCCTCCGCTTCGGGGATCCTGTCCAACGTCACGGCCCGGGAGGGGGACGAGGTCCCGGTGGGGCAGGGGATCGCCTGGCTCCTGAACGAAGGTGAAGCGGCCCCCCCGCCGGCCGTCGGTGCGCCCAGGCCGCAGCGACCCTCCGCTCGCCCCGGAACCGCCCGCCGTGAACGCGAAACCAAGACTCCACCAGCCCGGTCACCGGCCCGCCGGGGAAGGGTCCGGGCAACCCCTCGAGCCAGGAAGCTGGCCCGGAAGTTGGGCATTGACCTGGCCGCCGTCACGGGAACCGGACCCAAGGGCGCCATTCTGCCCCGGGATCTGGAGGCGCACCAGACTGCTTCCAAGAAAGACGCCGCCGCGGAATCGGAGTATCGCGCCGTTCCCATCAAGGGAACACGGCGCTCCATCGCCCGCCGCACGAGCGAGAGCTACCGGAACGCACCCCACATCACCCTCTCCCTCTCTCTGGACGTGACCGAACTGCAGGCCAGGACGACTCCGCAACGCCGGCTCACGCCCTGCCTGCTGAAAGCGGTGGCCGGCGCGCTCATGAAGCACCCCCGGCTCAACGCCCACGTTGTGGAGGAGGAGATCCGCGAGTTCGCGTCAGTCCATCTGGGCGTGGCCGTCTCGCTGGAAGACGGCCTCGTGGTTCCGGTGTTGCACAACGTGGAGCGGAAGGAAATCGAACGGATCCAGACGGAACTGGCGGATCTGGCCCATCGATCCCGAAAACGGTCGCTCCAGCCCGAGGAGATGAAGGGAAGCACCTTCTCGGTCTCCAACCTGGGCATGTACGGCATCGAGCAGTTCACCTCCATCCTGAATCCGCCTGAGGTGGGGATCCTATCGGTGGGGACGGTCCGCGCCGTGCCGGTGGTGGTAGACGGGAAGGTCGCCGTCCGCTCCAGGATGCAGGTGACCCTGAACGCCGATCACCGGGCGGTGGATGGTGCGGTTGCGGCCCGGTTTCTGCAGACCCTCAAGGTGTCCGTCGAGTCCGCCGGCGAGGCGGTGTCCTGA
- a CDS encoding CRTAC1 family protein yields the protein MRRSTLQLVFLILLINAGILTGFSRSGGGADGVFSDETEKAGLDFVHFNGMSGKFYYCEMVGGGGALFDYDSDGDLDLYVIQGHMLGEGDPSGGTGVSRAGTAPMDRLYRNDLLVQPDGTRRVRFTDVTAASGIRSLGYGMGVATADFDNDGWVDLYVMNFGPNQMFRNRGDGTFEDVTAKTGTGDGRWGVSAAFLDYDRDGWLDLFLGNYVDFRFSNQKLCHAPSGAVDYCGPLGYEPVPNRLYRNRRDGSFEDVSARSQISREYHGALGVVAADLNADGWPDVYVANDQRPNDLWINQKDGTFMNESLLAGAAFNRDGMAESSMGVDAADFDNDGDEDLFMTHLKSEKNTLYTNDGTGFFKDASLEANLAVSSLPFTAFGTRFFDYDNDGWLDLFAANGEVRTIEALARRGDPYPLHQPNQLFRNLGDGRFREVTSQAGPVFRLSEVSRGAAFGDMDNDGDTDVVLFNNNGRTRLLVNRAGTENRWLGLRLVGRKSNRDALGAWVGVFRERGPTLWRRVRTDGSYASSNDPRILVGLGDSAKVIRVRAHWPSGLVEEWTGIEAGRYVTLDEGSGEEWNVTRKERNHNDTHRKEIEIN from the coding sequence TTGCGAAGGTCGACTCTGCAGCTCGTTTTTCTGATCCTGCTCATAAACGCCGGAATCCTCACCGGTTTCTCCCGGTCGGGAGGCGGCGCAGACGGGGTTTTCTCCGACGAAACGGAAAAGGCAGGCCTCGACTTCGTCCATTTCAACGGCATGTCGGGCAAGTTCTACTACTGCGAGATGGTGGGCGGAGGCGGCGCCCTGTTCGACTACGACAGCGACGGCGACCTGGACCTCTATGTGATCCAGGGGCACATGTTGGGAGAGGGTGATCCGTCCGGCGGCACCGGCGTTTCCCGGGCGGGGACGGCTCCTATGGACCGGCTCTACCGGAACGATCTGCTGGTGCAGCCGGATGGAACCCGCCGGGTCCGCTTTACCGACGTCACCGCCGCCAGCGGGATCCGGTCACTCGGTTACGGAATGGGGGTGGCCACAGCGGACTTCGACAACGACGGCTGGGTCGACCTCTACGTCATGAACTTCGGCCCCAATCAGATGTTTCGGAACCGGGGCGACGGCACCTTCGAGGACGTCACCGCGAAAACCGGCACCGGCGACGGGAGATGGGGGGTGAGTGCGGCCTTTCTGGACTACGACCGGGACGGTTGGCTCGACCTCTTCCTGGGGAACTACGTCGATTTCAGATTCTCCAACCAGAAGCTCTGCCATGCTCCCAGCGGTGCCGTCGACTACTGCGGTCCCCTGGGTTATGAGCCGGTGCCCAATCGCCTCTATCGAAACCGGCGGGACGGAAGCTTCGAGGACGTGTCGGCCAGGAGCCAGATCTCAAGGGAGTACCACGGGGCATTGGGCGTGGTGGCGGCCGACCTGAACGCCGACGGCTGGCCGGACGTCTACGTGGCCAACGACCAGAGGCCCAACGACCTCTGGATCAATCAGAAGGACGGGACCTTCATGAACGAGTCCCTGCTGGCCGGAGCCGCCTTCAACCGGGACGGAATGGCCGAGTCCAGCATGGGAGTCGACGCGGCGGATTTTGACAACGACGGGGACGAAGACCTTTTCATGACGCATCTGAAGAGCGAGAAGAACACCCTCTACACCAATGACGGCACGGGTTTTTTCAAGGACGCGTCGCTGGAAGCCAACCTGGCCGTCTCCAGCCTCCCGTTCACGGCCTTCGGCACGCGGTTCTTCGACTACGACAACGACGGTTGGCTGGACCTGTTCGCCGCCAACGGGGAAGTCAGGACCATCGAGGCCCTGGCGAGACGGGGCGACCCGTATCCGTTGCATCAGCCGAACCAGCTCTTTCGCAACCTGGGCGACGGCCGGTTCCGGGAAGTGACCAGCCAGGCGGGACCGGTGTTCCGGCTCTCGGAAGTGAGCCGCGGCGCGGCGTTCGGGGACATGGACAACGACGGAGACACCGACGTGGTGCTCTTCAACAACAACGGACGCACCCGGTTGCTGGTCAACCGGGCCGGAACGGAAAATCGCTGGTTGGGCCTGCGCCTGGTGGGACGAAAGAGCAATCGGGATGCACTGGGAGCCTGGGTCGGAGTGTTCCGCGAAAGAGGGCCGACCCTCTGGCGCCGGGTCCGGACCGACGGCAGCTATGCCTCATCCAACGATCCCCGAATCCTCGTGGGATTGGGCGATTCCGCCAAAGTGATCCGAGTCCGGGCTCACTGGCCCAGCGGTCTCGTGGAGGAGTGGACCGGCATCGAAGCAGGCCGTTACGTCACGCTCGACGAAGGAAGCGGGGAAGAATGGAACGTTACAAGAAAGGAGAGGAACCATAATGACACTCACAGGAAGGAAATCGAAATAAATTAG
- a CDS encoding formylglycine-generating enzyme family protein: protein MIGNSISRCRLGTVAGWTILLLAGSLTAQEEASTPCQWTNSIGMEFVRVPAGEFRMGSERGFADDDEKPVTRVKISRGFYLGKYEVTQGQWEAVMGSNPSDFKNCGRDCPVESVSWDDVQQFVSKLNGMEGRARYRLPTEAEWEYAARAGTWTDTPAGDLDLLGQNNVPMLDTIAWYGGNSGVRYEGGVDCSDWNETQYPATRCGTHPVGKKAANDLGLHDMLGNVWEWVEDRYGEYPGGSVTDPKGPATGSLRVRRGGGWSHDALGSRSAYRAGAAPGNRYHYLGFRLLRVE from the coding sequence ATGATCGGGAACTCGATCTCACGGTGCCGGCTTGGGACCGTGGCCGGGTGGACCATACTCCTCCTCGCCGGGAGCTTGACGGCTCAGGAAGAAGCCTCGACGCCGTGCCAGTGGACCAACAGCATCGGAATGGAGTTCGTGCGGGTGCCGGCCGGCGAGTTCCGGATGGGGTCGGAGAGAGGGTTTGCGGACGATGACGAAAAACCGGTGACCCGGGTGAAGATCAGCCGGGGGTTTTACCTGGGGAAATACGAGGTGACTCAGGGTCAGTGGGAGGCGGTGATGGGTTCGAATCCCTCGGATTTCAAGAACTGCGGCCGAGACTGCCCGGTGGAGAGTGTTTCGTGGGACGACGTGCAGCAGTTCGTCAGCAAGCTGAACGGCATGGAGGGAAGAGCGCGGTACCGGTTGCCGACGGAGGCCGAGTGGGAATACGCGGCGCGGGCGGGAACTTGGACGGACACGCCTGCAGGAGACTTGGATCTATTGGGGCAAAACAACGTGCCCATGTTGGACACGATTGCGTGGTACGGCGGCAACAGCGGAGTGAGGTACGAGGGCGGGGTCGATTGTTCGGACTGGAATGAAACGCAGTACCCGGCGACGCGGTGCGGGACTCATCCGGTGGGGAAGAAGGCTGCGAATGATCTCGGGCTGCACGACATGCTGGGGAACGTGTGGGAGTGGGTCGAGGACCGGTACGGGGAGTACCCTGGAGGCAGTGTCACGGATCCCAAGGGTCCTGCGACGGGTTCCCTTCGGGTCCGCCGGGGGGGCGGTTGGAGCCACGACGCTCTCGGCAGCCGGTCGGCGTATCGCGCCGGCGCCGCCCCCGGGAATCGCTATCACTACCTGGGTTTCCGCCTTCTGAGGGTCGAGTGA
- a CDS encoding VOC family protein has protein sequence MYVKKIDHIAVMVSDIEKSLHFYRDLLGLEVVTPEEHIAGPVAEMVKKPGCHMREYRMRAPEGVQGYDRNDEGVALTFDIIQWLTPESPQARYEIHHVPSAHICFGVENLPEIYKRLKAEGVEFVSPPVRFSGEGDWHVLFFYDPDGNLLELNETGTGGQIEHDFEWSE, from the coding sequence ATGTACGTGAAGAAGATCGACCACATCGCCGTCATGGTGAGCGACATCGAGAAATCGCTGCACTTCTATCGCGATCTGTTGGGTCTGGAGGTGGTGACTCCGGAAGAGCACATCGCGGGTCCGGTGGCGGAGATGGTGAAAAAGCCGGGCTGCCACATGCGAGAATACCGCATGCGCGCACCGGAGGGCGTCCAGGGGTACGACCGGAACGACGAAGGGGTGGCGTTGACCTTCGACATCATCCAGTGGTTGACGCCGGAAAGCCCCCAGGCGAGATACGAGATCCACCACGTGCCCAGCGCCCACATCTGCTTCGGAGTGGAGAACCTTCCTGAGATCTACAAACGATTGAAGGCGGAGGGCGTCGAGTTCGTTTCCCCTCCGGTCCGGTTCTCGGGAGAAGGGGACTGGCACGTGCTCTTCTTCTACGATCCCGACGGCAACCTCCTGGAGCTCAACGAGACCGGCACCGGCGGCCAGATCGAGCACGATTTCGAGTGGAGCGAATAG